From Candidatus Pedobacter colombiensis, one genomic window encodes:
- the hxsB gene encoding His-Xaa-Ser system radical SAM maturase HxsB — protein MNAVVDRNPGKKGRKFNDFLTYEDKTFNQYYLLPFRFIALNPRREILVNEIGDFLIVDKGTAEKIILKQLDSLADYELYNDLIANFFISKDKIPVLIDVLATRYRTKKSFLDHFTALHIFVITLRCEHTCHYCQVSRVSEDKNSFDMSKRHIDKGIELMMQSPNPHVTMEFQGGEALLAFDHIKYGVEKAKLAALTHNKEITFVICTNLAPITTEMLLYCKENSILISTSLDGPEFIHNKNRHKKGNDSHQLALKGIKLTREILGNDRVSALLTTSALSLDFPNEIVDEYFKLNFGSMFLRPISPFGFATRNEKKNKYNTDRFIEFYKKGLNRIINYNLNGSSFREDYATILLKKILTPFPVGYVDLQSPAGMINNVIVFNYDGKIYASDEARMLAEMSDFTFQLGHLDTSTYNEIFYSDLAVDITEAGINESLPGCSDCAFQTYCGADPVLCHSTQGNMYGHRPTNVFCQKNMAIIKHLFELMDSDPKILKLFNNWVRGN, from the coding sequence ATGAATGCTGTAGTGGATAGAAATCCGGGAAAAAAGGGCAGAAAATTCAACGATTTTCTTACTTATGAGGATAAGACCTTTAATCAATATTATTTACTTCCATTTCGCTTTATAGCATTAAATCCAAGGCGAGAAATACTGGTCAACGAAATTGGAGATTTTTTGATTGTTGATAAAGGTACTGCCGAAAAAATCATTCTTAAACAGTTAGATAGTCTAGCCGATTATGAACTATACAATGATTTAATAGCTAATTTCTTCATTTCTAAAGACAAAATCCCCGTACTGATTGATGTGCTGGCAACCCGTTATAGAACTAAAAAATCTTTTCTGGATCATTTTACTGCCTTGCACATCTTCGTTATCACCTTGCGGTGCGAACATACCTGTCATTACTGCCAGGTATCAAGGGTTAGCGAAGACAAAAATTCCTTTGATATGAGTAAACGGCATATCGATAAAGGAATCGAACTGATGATGCAGTCTCCTAACCCGCATGTTACCATGGAGTTTCAGGGAGGAGAAGCCCTATTAGCTTTTGATCATATCAAATACGGAGTAGAAAAAGCTAAGTTAGCAGCACTAACCCATAACAAAGAAATAACATTTGTCATCTGCACCAACCTAGCTCCCATTACCACTGAGATGCTATTATATTGCAAAGAAAATAGCATTCTTATTTCCACTTCACTTGACGGACCGGAATTTATCCACAATAAAAACCGCCATAAAAAAGGTAATGATAGCCACCAACTTGCATTAAAAGGGATTAAACTTACACGTGAAATATTAGGTAACGACCGGGTATCAGCGCTGCTGACAACCTCTGCCCTTTCACTCGATTTTCCAAATGAAATTGTCGATGAATATTTCAAGCTGAATTTTGGAAGCATGTTTTTAAGACCAATAAGTCCATTTGGATTTGCGACCAGAAATGAGAAGAAAAATAAATACAATACAGACCGCTTTATAGAGTTCTATAAGAAAGGTTTAAACAGAATTATAAACTACAACCTCAATGGTTCATCATTCAGGGAAGATTACGCCACAATTTTATTAAAAAAGATACTTACCCCTTTCCCCGTTGGTTATGTTGATCTTCAATCACCGGCGGGAATGATCAACAATGTTATTGTTTTCAACTACGACGGAAAGATTTACGCTTCTGATGAGGCTCGGATGCTGGCTGAAATGAGTGATTTCACCTTTCAACTAGGGCATTTGGATACCAGTACTTACAATGAAATATTTTACAGCGATCTTGCTGTAGACATCACCGAAGCGGGTATTAACGAATCTTTACCAGGTTGTTCAGATTGCGCTTTTCAAACATATTGTGGTGCAGACCCTGTATTGTGCCATTCAACGCAAGGAAATATGTACGGCCACAGGCCTACAAATGTTTTCTGTCAGAAAAACATGGCCATCATTAAACATTTGTTTGAATTGATGGATTCGGATCCTAAAATTCTAAAATTATTTAACAATTGGGTTAGAGGAAACTAA
- the hxsC gene encoding His-Xaa-Ser system radical SAM maturase HxsC, with translation MLLKTKGKTSNITEPIVARVTRNRNSSSENQVLICEDYFVENNDFAAILTNLNANPIVFSQHFVHSIQSLSHLNEGDIIVINSDGVINTLYRANSHQNFLLATERCNSNCLMCSQPPRDREDIYYLHNLHRKLIPLIPKDCVELGITGGEPTLLGNLFYELLAMIQSELPDTDIHCLTNGRSFAWPNLANKLGAMKYDKLMLGIPLYSDFYQTHDYIVQAKDAFNQTIQGLYNLARNNLRIEIRIVLHQQSIPRLKKLAQYIYKNLPFVEHITFMGLEHQGYTPFNIDKLWIDPVDYMDDLTDAVTFLSDKDMNVSIYNSQLCLLPRELWQYSRKSISDWKNVYLDECQSCGAIAQCGGLFASGQKKHSAHIKGIQL, from the coding sequence ATGTTACTGAAAACAAAAGGAAAAACTTCAAACATAACTGAGCCAATAGTGGCACGGGTTACAAGAAATCGAAATTCTTCATCAGAAAATCAAGTGCTGATTTGTGAGGATTATTTTGTAGAGAACAATGACTTTGCTGCTATATTAACCAATCTAAATGCAAATCCAATAGTTTTTTCGCAGCATTTTGTACACAGTATTCAAAGCCTTAGTCATCTTAATGAGGGTGATATCATCGTCATCAATTCTGATGGGGTAATCAATACGCTGTATAGAGCAAATTCCCATCAAAATTTCTTACTGGCAACAGAAAGATGCAACAGCAATTGCCTGATGTGCTCTCAGCCGCCAAGAGACAGAGAAGACATATACTATCTTCATAACTTACATCGAAAATTAATCCCCTTAATTCCAAAAGACTGTGTCGAATTAGGTATCACAGGAGGCGAGCCCACTTTACTTGGAAACCTGTTTTATGAACTTTTAGCCATGATTCAGTCCGAATTGCCAGATACAGATATACATTGTTTAACAAATGGAAGGTCTTTCGCTTGGCCTAATCTGGCAAATAAACTAGGTGCAATGAAATATGATAAGTTAATGTTAGGTATTCCCTTGTATTCAGATTTTTATCAGACGCACGATTACATCGTACAAGCTAAGGATGCATTTAATCAAACCATTCAAGGGCTATATAATTTAGCGCGCAATAACTTACGAATTGAAATCAGGATCGTTTTACATCAGCAATCCATTCCCCGCCTAAAAAAACTAGCCCAGTACATTTACAAGAACCTGCCGTTTGTGGAACATATTACTTTTATGGGACTGGAACATCAAGGCTATACCCCCTTTAACATTGATAAGTTATGGATTGATCCTGTTGATTATATGGACGACCTAACAGATGCGGTAACGTTTCTATCTGATAAAGACATGAATGTTTCTATCTATAATTCGCAACTGTGTTTATTGCCACGGGAATTGTGGCAGTACTCCCGAAAATCGATATCCGATTGGAAAAATGTTTACCTTGATGAGTGCCAGTCTTGTGGGGCTATAGCACAATGTGGAGGACTGTTTGCCTCCGGACAGAAAAAGCATAGCGCCCATATAAAGGGGATTCAATTATAA
- a CDS encoding KilA-N domain-containing protein — protein MSKSNKLKVQDREISILLQEKEDFISLTDIAKYRNEYDPFAIINNWIRSTSTIAFLGLWEVLNNVDFKPLEFERFKNEAGHNYFVLSPQRWIEKINAIGIISKSGRYGGTFAHKDIAFEFASWISPGLAQRQRIIQLNLMAIFQLKSLFRNSQLKKIQIL, from the coding sequence ATGAGCAAATCTAACAAACTTAAAGTTCAAGATAGGGAGATCTCAATTTTGTTGCAGGAAAAAGAAGACTTCATTTCATTAACAGATATTGCGAAGTATAGAAATGAATATGATCCATTTGCCATCATTAACAACTGGATAAGGAGCACAAGTACCATTGCATTTTTAGGACTTTGGGAAGTGTTAAACAACGTTGATTTTAAACCTCTCGAATTCGAGAGGTTTAAAAATGAAGCTGGCCATAACTACTTTGTTCTTTCTCCTCAAAGATGGATTGAAAAAATAAACGCAATTGGAATTATTTCAAAATCAGGAAGGTATGGCGGTACCTTTGCACATAAAGATATTGCTTTTGAATTCGCATCATGGATTTCTCCAGGCTTAGCGCAAAGGCAACGAATTATACAGCTAAATCTAATGGCAATTTTTCAGCTTAAATCACTTTTTAGAAATAGTCAACTTAAAAAAATACAAATTTTATAA